A single region of the Acidobacteriota bacterium genome encodes:
- a CDS encoding 8-oxoguanine DNA glycosylase — protein sequence MRYFIPLQPHSFDPALTLLGGQAFRWRYFPNDNTYRGIVNGQVWRLSVSYGGIRVHQDAPSPTGTPPFPLQVFHYFDLRRDYASALATLNQDPVFSQATSDITGLKLLNQNWFEVIVSFVISANNHINRISNIVDRLCSTYGTPISGQSVAFAFPTPEQLAEAVPEVLREKCGTGYRDQYLIGLARQIANQPSQWQQAGQCSTAELREQLLGLPGVGPKVSDCILLFGYGRWDVFPIDTWIRRIMIDLYFPGQSPSDHIVRQFALEQFGQLAGLAQQYLFEAARNQKSSTSS from the coding sequence ATGCGGTATTTTATCCCACTTCAACCCCATTCATTTGACCCCGCGCTGACGCTGCTGGGTGGACAGGCTTTTCGCTGGCGCTATTTCCCCAATGACAATACCTATCGGGGTATCGTCAATGGACAGGTCTGGCGGCTTTCAGTCAGCTATGGAGGCATTCGAGTTCACCAGGATGCCCCCTCGCCAACCGGCACTCCCCCATTTCCGCTTCAGGTGTTTCATTATTTTGACCTTCGTCGCGACTACGCCAGTGCCCTGGCCACCCTCAATCAGGACCCGGTATTTTCCCAGGCCACCAGCGACATCACTGGACTCAAACTCCTCAACCAGAACTGGTTTGAGGTCATCGTGAGTTTTGTCATTTCCGCCAATAATCACATCAACCGCATTTCCAATATCGTGGACCGTCTGTGCAGTACCTATGGCACCCCGATTTCTGGTCAGTCAGTTGCCTTTGCATTTCCAACCCCGGAGCAACTGGCCGAGGCAGTGCCTGAGGTTCTGCGTGAAAAGTGTGGCACCGGGTACCGTGACCAGTATCTGATCGGGCTCGCCCGTCAAATCGCCAACCAGCCTTCCCAATGGCAACAGGCCGGCCAGTGTTCAACCGCTGAGTTACGAGAGCAACTCCTTGGTTTGCCTGGAGTCGGTCCCAAAGTTTCGGATTGCATTCTCTTATTTGGATATGGCCGGTGGGATGTCTTTCCAATTGATACCTGGATCAGACGCATCATGATTGACCTTTACTTCCCAGGCCAGTCACCGTCAGATCACATCGTGCGGCAGTTTGCCCTGGAGCAATTTGGACAACTCGCAGGACTGGCTCAACAATACCTTTTTGAAGCGGCACGCAACCAAAAATCCTCAACTTCGAGTTAA
- the uvrA gene encoding excinuclease ABC subunit UvrA, giving the protein MAIDRITVRGARQHNLKNINLEIPRNTLTVITGLSGSGKSSLAFDTIYAEGQRRYVDSLSAYARQFLDQLEHPDVDSIEGLSPAISIDQKTTGRNPRSTVGTVTEIYDYLRLLYSSIGTPHCPECEQPITRQSAEQIVQSILELPIGERVMILAPLVRGRKGEFQKELEKLQKTGFSRARIDGELRFLDEEIRLDKRRNHTIEAVIDRILIKDGIQKRLLESIHTAVSMTDGVVMVAVVDGDEKLYSQKMACPTCGINMPVLEPRSFSFNSSFGACKTCAGLGVTTEVDPARLVLDPKKPLPKLEFAVADGHITNQLREGLLALVRHHQVGAKLTYAELPQTIKDQFFNGLKEKIVFEYAGYEYRSVWNGVVNLLRERFHDARTDRLRNELESLILPRTCSDCDGKRLRPEALAVRVGSRGIADLTSTAISEAAEWFHHLRVSSREEKIAGPLLKEIRSRLSFLNKVGLGYLSLDRPAASLSGGEGQRIRLATQVGSLLRGVLYVLDEPSIGLHPRDTSRLLESLEQLRDLGNTVLVVEHDEETIRRADFVVDLGPGAGSQGGEIVAAGSPDRISANTASITGGFLSGRLSIPVPATRRLVNGKHLSVLGATHNNLKKVDVRFPIGVFTVVTGVSGSGKSSLVGDILYRGLAKQIYGSLSVPGGHTGIEGIEHIDKVIEIDQSPIGRTPRSNPATYTGLFTMIRELYSGLPEARERGYKVGRFSFNVKGGRCEACQGDGLKRIEMNFLPDVYVQCDVCQGARYNRETLAVRYRGLSIADMLNTTISDALELLNAIPSIKQKLQTLNEVGLGYLKLGQSATMLSGGEAQRMKLAKELSRRATGRTLYILDEPTTGLHFEDVRKLLYVLHRLVDNGNTVIVIEHNLDVIKSADWIIDLGPEGGAMGGRLIGEGRPEEIARLKKSHTGQALRTVLSRPSNSGAKGKSRSISPEHWDDDVVEMMPEE; this is encoded by the coding sequence ATGGCAATTGACCGGATTACGGTTCGTGGTGCCCGACAGCATAACCTTAAAAATATTAATCTTGAAATCCCTCGCAATACACTCACCGTGATTACGGGGTTAAGTGGTTCAGGGAAATCATCACTTGCATTTGATACCATCTATGCCGAAGGGCAGCGGCGATATGTTGATTCACTTTCAGCCTATGCCCGTCAGTTTTTAGATCAACTGGAACACCCTGATGTCGATTCGATTGAAGGACTGAGCCCTGCTATTTCAATTGATCAAAAAACGACCGGACGCAACCCTCGTTCAACGGTGGGCACGGTCACCGAAATTTATGATTACTTGAGGTTGTTGTACTCCTCGATTGGGACGCCCCATTGTCCTGAATGTGAGCAACCGATTACCCGCCAATCAGCCGAGCAAATTGTCCAGAGTATTTTGGAATTGCCGATTGGGGAGCGGGTCATGATTTTGGCGCCGTTGGTTCGTGGACGCAAAGGTGAATTTCAAAAAGAATTGGAAAAGCTGCAGAAAACGGGTTTTTCCCGGGCTCGAATTGATGGGGAACTTCGGTTTCTGGATGAAGAAATCCGACTGGATAAACGTCGCAACCACACCATTGAGGCTGTGATTGATCGAATTTTGATCAAGGATGGAATCCAAAAACGGTTGCTGGAATCCATCCATACGGCAGTGTCGATGACCGATGGGGTGGTGATGGTGGCGGTGGTGGATGGCGATGAGAAATTATATTCTCAAAAGATGGCTTGTCCAACCTGCGGGATCAATATGCCGGTGTTGGAACCACGGTCATTTTCCTTCAATAGCTCATTCGGCGCCTGTAAAACCTGTGCTGGTTTGGGAGTCACCACCGAAGTTGATCCGGCCCGGTTGGTCTTGGATCCCAAAAAGCCGCTGCCAAAACTTGAATTTGCGGTGGCCGATGGACATATCACCAACCAGTTGCGTGAAGGGTTGCTGGCACTGGTTCGACATCACCAAGTTGGGGCGAAACTGACCTATGCCGAGTTGCCCCAGACCATCAAAGACCAGTTTTTCAATGGACTCAAAGAGAAGATTGTTTTTGAGTATGCCGGGTATGAATATCGGAGTGTCTGGAATGGGGTGGTGAATCTGCTTCGGGAACGGTTTCATGACGCCCGAACTGACCGGTTACGCAATGAATTGGAAAGTCTGATCCTGCCCCGAACCTGCAGCGATTGTGACGGAAAGCGCCTCCGACCGGAAGCCCTGGCCGTTCGGGTTGGAAGCCGGGGAATTGCCGACCTGACCAGCACCGCGATTTCTGAAGCCGCCGAATGGTTTCACCATTTGAGAGTGTCCTCTCGGGAAGAAAAAATAGCCGGTCCCTTACTCAAAGAAATCCGGTCTCGCCTCTCCTTTTTAAATAAGGTCGGGCTGGGATATTTATCGCTCGACCGCCCGGCGGCTTCACTGTCAGGTGGAGAAGGGCAACGCATCCGCCTGGCCACGCAGGTTGGATCGTTGTTGCGAGGGGTTTTGTACGTTCTGGATGAGCCCAGCATTGGACTCCATCCCCGGGATACCAGCCGGCTCCTGGAGTCATTAGAACAGTTACGGGACCTTGGGAACACCGTGCTGGTGGTTGAACACGACGAAGAAACCATTCGGCGAGCTGATTTCGTGGTTGACCTGGGACCCGGCGCCGGTTCGCAGGGAGGGGAAATCGTTGCGGCTGGATCACCGGATCGGATCTCAGCTAACACAGCATCCATTACGGGTGGATTTCTTTCTGGGCGACTTTCAATCCCCGTACCCGCAACCCGACGACTGGTGAATGGGAAACATCTTTCGGTGCTCGGTGCCACGCATAACAATCTGAAAAAAGTGGATGTCCGATTTCCAATCGGAGTGTTTACCGTGGTCACGGGTGTTTCTGGGTCCGGGAAATCAAGTTTGGTGGGTGACATTTTATATCGCGGGCTGGCCAAACAAATTTATGGGAGCCTTTCGGTTCCAGGTGGCCATACTGGTATTGAAGGAATTGAGCATATTGATAAGGTGATTGAAATTGATCAATCGCCAATTGGGAGAACGCCACGATCAAACCCGGCCACCTATACCGGATTGTTCACCATGATTCGCGAACTCTACTCTGGTCTTCCTGAAGCCCGAGAGCGTGGGTATAAAGTCGGACGCTTCTCATTTAATGTCAAAGGTGGTCGGTGTGAGGCATGTCAAGGAGATGGGTTAAAACGAATTGAGATGAATTTTTTGCCCGATGTGTATGTCCAGTGTGATGTGTGTCAGGGGGCGCGCTACAACCGCGAAACACTGGCCGTCAGGTATCGAGGGTTATCAATTGCCGATATGCTCAATACCACGATCTCGGATGCGCTGGAGCTTCTCAACGCCATTCCCTCGATTAAGCAAAAATTGCAAACCCTCAATGAAGTGGGGTTGGGGTACCTGAAACTGGGACAATCAGCCACAATGTTATCTGGCGGGGAAGCCCAACGCATGAAACTGGCCAAAGAGTTATCCCGACGCGCCACTGGCCGAACCCTCTACATTTTAGATGAACCAACGACGGGATTACACTTTGAAGATGTGCGTAAATTACTGTATGTGTTACATCGTTTGGTGGATAATGGAAATACTGTAATCGTAATTGAGCATAATTTGGATGTAATTAAGTCAGCCGACTGGATTATTGACCTTGGTCCCGAAGGGGGGGCCATGGGGGGGCGTCTGATTGGGGAAGGACGGCCAGAAGAGATTGCCCGGCTCAAGAAATCACACACCGGGCAGGCGCTTCGAACGGTCCTGAGCCGGCCATCCAATTCCGGGGCAAAAGGGAAATCACGTTCGATTTCCCCAGAACACTGGGATGATGACGTGGTCGAGATGATGCCGGAAGAATGA
- a CDS encoding M48 family metalloprotease, protein MFLKASRLFSLLVMCLLLAPGLSLLADTKSKKLDTKEDPEKIGKRNINKGSIQFYSMEKEMAIGQQLAADLDRQLKFVTDPLVTEYVNRVGQNIVLNSDSKVPFTIKVIDSDEVNAFALPGGFFYVNKGLILAAENESELACVMAHEIAHVAARHSTEQVSKGQLLQFGAIPLIFLGGLGGVLAQNGANLLIPLTFLKFSRNAEFEADMLGIQYAWASGYDPNSMMTFFDKLQAREKNKPGTMAKLYSTHPANGDRITRVKDLMSRFPDKGEYIMNTSEFNRVKSRLGALYATNNRRLNGGSGQGSGAPQKPTLKRRPTTDPNAPVDPDATGDIDDQSQPPQPSDRPTLKRKPQNSDPPPTDSSSSQ, encoded by the coding sequence ATGTTTTTGAAAGCCTCACGTCTCTTCTCGCTTCTGGTGATGTGTTTGCTCCTTGCCCCAGGCCTGAGCCTGCTGGCAGACACCAAATCCAAAAAACTTGATACCAAAGAAGATCCTGAAAAAATTGGGAAGCGCAATATCAATAAAGGCAGTATCCAATTTTATTCCATGGAAAAAGAAATGGCGATTGGCCAGCAACTGGCCGCCGACCTTGATCGCCAGTTAAAATTTGTCACCGACCCACTGGTTACGGAGTATGTCAATCGGGTCGGTCAAAATATTGTCCTGAATTCAGATTCAAAAGTTCCATTCACCATTAAGGTTATCGACTCTGACGAAGTCAATGCGTTTGCCCTCCCTGGCGGTTTTTTCTACGTCAATAAAGGTTTGATTCTGGCGGCTGAAAATGAATCGGAACTGGCCTGCGTCATGGCTCACGAAATTGCCCACGTTGCCGCCCGGCATTCAACCGAACAGGTTTCCAAAGGACAACTGCTTCAGTTTGGTGCGATCCCGCTGATTTTTTTAGGTGGACTCGGTGGTGTCCTGGCTCAAAATGGGGCGAACCTGCTGATTCCATTGACCTTTCTTAAATTCAGCCGAAATGCCGAATTTGAAGCCGACATGCTTGGCATCCAGTATGCCTGGGCCAGCGGGTATGACCCCAATAGCATGATGACTTTTTTTGATAAACTTCAGGCTCGTGAAAAAAACAAACCTGGCACGATGGCGAAGCTGTACTCAACCCACCCGGCCAACGGTGACCGGATTACACGCGTAAAAGATCTGATGTCGCGGTTCCCCGACAAGGGTGAGTACATCATGAACACATCTGAATTTAACCGGGTCAAAAGCCGACTGGGCGCCCTCTATGCCACCAATAACCGGCGACTCAATGGTGGCTCGGGGCAAGGCAGTGGCGCGCCGCAAAAGCCAACTTTAAAACGCCGTCCAACCACCGATCCCAACGCGCCAGTTGATCCCGATGCGACCGGAGATATTGATGACCAATCCCAGCCTCCGCAACCGTCTGATCGTCCAACGCTCAAGCGCAAACCACAAAATTCAGATCCTCCCCCAACTGACAGTTCCTCCTCCCAGTAG
- a CDS encoding GWxTD domain-containing protein translates to MTMNHPNPSPTTHRIAYRIMCFALMLLCLASTPLQARQEGEKKKQKRKVEIEKVYQKWLDDDVRYIITKEERDAFKKLLTDEEREEFIEQFWLRRDPDPDTTENEYLDEYYRRIAYANERFSSGIPGWKTDRGRIYITFGPPDSIESHPAGGPYERPYYQGGGQTSTFPFEIWFYRFIDGIGSGIEIEFVDPSGSGEYRIAQSPDEKDALLFTPNGGLTLYEQLGITSKRDRPYFSPGNSNNSQYVRRAQDQPFERLSLYANLQKAPQVKYRALADKLEKVDQLTEFDVLPLNLRTDYIRAGETQGVMVFTTQVKNSDLSFKNVGGIQQATVNIFARITALSGKRAGIFEDPATIAFPESQFDSGIQQSSVYQKSVVLPPGRYKIDMVVRDITSGHTGVVHHGFEVPQYSQEKMVTSSLIIADLLEPLRGRVAAGPFIVGSNKVRPNVAQVFKTNQNLGVYLQVYNVQIDQTTLQPAVDVEYIISKNGQEVLRLKEDGNNGISDLSGSGQQIILGRSIPLANLEPGDYEVTVSVTDRVGRQTLTPKTNFTVEAANQLTSSR, encoded by the coding sequence ATGACGATGAACCATCCCAATCCCTCTCCAACCACGCACCGAATTGCCTACCGCATCATGTGTTTCGCGTTGATGCTCCTGTGTCTGGCTTCAACCCCTTTGCAGGCCAGGCAAGAAGGTGAAAAAAAGAAGCAGAAACGAAAGGTTGAGATTGAGAAAGTCTATCAAAAATGGCTTGATGACGATGTCCGGTACATCATCACCAAGGAAGAACGCGATGCCTTCAAAAAGCTCCTCACCGATGAAGAACGGGAGGAATTTATTGAACAATTCTGGTTGCGACGGGATCCGGATCCCGATACAACCGAAAATGAATATCTTGACGAATATTACCGCCGCATAGCCTACGCCAACGAGCGGTTTTCATCTGGGATCCCAGGGTGGAAGACAGATCGGGGTCGGATCTATATCACCTTCGGACCTCCTGATAGCATTGAATCCCATCCAGCCGGGGGGCCCTATGAACGCCCCTATTATCAGGGCGGGGGTCAAACCTCCACGTTTCCATTTGAAATCTGGTTCTACCGCTTTATTGATGGGATTGGGTCTGGCATTGAAATTGAATTTGTGGACCCAAGCGGTAGCGGTGAATATCGGATTGCCCAAAGCCCGGACGAAAAGGATGCGTTGTTGTTTACCCCCAATGGCGGGTTGACCCTCTACGAACAACTCGGCATTACCTCCAAGCGCGACCGTCCATACTTTAGTCCTGGCAATAGCAACAATTCTCAATATGTCCGCCGGGCTCAGGATCAGCCCTTTGAACGACTCTCCCTCTATGCCAATCTTCAAAAAGCCCCGCAGGTCAAATATCGGGCATTGGCTGATAAACTTGAAAAAGTTGATCAACTCACCGAATTTGATGTTCTTCCGTTAAACCTGCGAACCGATTATATTCGAGCTGGTGAAACCCAGGGGGTGATGGTCTTTACCACCCAGGTCAAAAATAGTGACTTAAGTTTTAAAAACGTGGGTGGCATCCAGCAGGCAACGGTCAATATTTTCGCCCGCATAACGGCCCTTTCTGGAAAACGAGCTGGCATTTTTGAAGACCCCGCGACGATTGCCTTCCCAGAATCCCAATTTGATTCAGGGATTCAACAAAGCTCGGTATACCAAAAATCAGTCGTGCTGCCACCAGGACGCTATAAGATTGATATGGTTGTCCGTGATATCACCAGCGGTCACACGGGCGTGGTCCATCATGGGTTTGAAGTTCCCCAGTATAGCCAGGAAAAAATGGTCACCAGTTCGTTGATCATTGCCGACCTGCTTGAGCCATTGCGGGGCCGGGTGGCGGCGGGACCGTTTATTGTCGGTTCGAATAAGGTCCGACCAAATGTGGCGCAAGTGTTCAAAACCAACCAAAATCTGGGCGTCTATCTGCAGGTGTATAATGTGCAGATCGACCAAACCACCCTCCAGCCAGCAGTTGATGTTGAGTACATCATTTCTAAAAATGGACAGGAAGTGCTGCGTCTCAAAGAAGATGGAAACAACGGAATTTCTGATCTTTCTGGAAGTGGCCAACAAATCATTTTAGGACGCTCAATCCCACTCGCCAACCTTGAACCTGGTGATTATGAGGTCACGGTCTCGGTCACGGATCGGGTCGGACGCCAAACCCTGACCCCCAAAACCAACTTTACGGTTGAAGCGGCCAATCAACTGACCAGTTCCCGCTAA
- a CDS encoding MFS transporter has protein sequence MTHSRRYAWYVLLILTLTQFVNYVDRQVVAPLLPLIQQDLHLSDSQLGLLGTGFMIVHSLMAIPLGVLADRWERRKIVALGLGFWSVATVFSGLANSFWQLMGARAAIGVGEAAYAPAATSMLNDLFPKAEWGKVIGIFNAGLFVGGACGLVVGGILGKYLGWQACFFVVGLPGLALTVVNWLVKEPVRGQDYKEKHHFSSVLSIASLWVVILAAACVTFSAGALVHWLPTFLSRYHGFDVGKGAITLGAVGISAGLLGVISGGVIADWLHTKNPGGRAMVLAFAFLVTVPFMIWGINTTNSTEFVIATFFISYFMGWYHGPVAAIVGEIVPASLRGTAIALYMFGIHILGDTPAPAIIGYLSDRLSATGGLRSALFLTIIANALAGLLFILVSFVLRRRAGIMDSLPVTAVATAQE, from the coding sequence ATGACCCACAGTCGCCGATATGCCTGGTATGTCCTTCTTATTTTGACCCTGACTCAGTTTGTCAATTATGTGGACCGCCAGGTCGTTGCTCCGTTACTCCCATTGATTCAACAAGACCTCCATCTTTCGGACAGTCAACTTGGATTGCTTGGCACTGGATTTATGATTGTCCACTCTTTGATGGCTATCCCATTGGGGGTGCTGGCTGACCGATGGGAACGTCGGAAAATTGTGGCTCTCGGATTGGGCTTTTGGAGTGTCGCCACCGTGTTTTCAGGTCTGGCCAATTCCTTCTGGCAATTAATGGGGGCTCGGGCAGCCATTGGGGTCGGCGAAGCCGCCTATGCCCCAGCGGCAACCTCCATGTTGAATGATTTGTTTCCCAAAGCGGAGTGGGGGAAAGTCATTGGTATTTTTAATGCCGGCCTTTTTGTCGGCGGCGCCTGTGGACTGGTCGTTGGGGGCATTCTTGGAAAATACCTTGGCTGGCAGGCCTGCTTTTTTGTGGTTGGGTTACCGGGACTGGCATTAACCGTGGTGAACTGGCTGGTCAAAGAACCAGTTCGGGGACAGGACTACAAAGAAAAACACCATTTCTCCAGTGTTCTTTCCATTGCCTCCCTCTGGGTCGTCATTTTAGCTGCGGCCTGTGTCACTTTTTCGGCTGGGGCTCTGGTCCACTGGCTGCCAACCTTCCTTTCCCGATATCACGGCTTCGATGTGGGCAAAGGGGCCATTACCCTTGGGGCGGTGGGAATCAGTGCTGGATTGTTGGGGGTTATTTCCGGGGGGGTCATCGCTGACTGGTTGCATACAAAAAACCCCGGAGGCCGGGCGATGGTTCTGGCATTTGCATTTCTGGTCACCGTTCCATTTATGATTTGGGGTATCAATACCACTAATTCCACGGAATTTGTGATTGCAACCTTCTTTATTTCTTATTTTATGGGCTGGTATCACGGTCCCGTCGCCGCCATTGTGGGTGAAATTGTACCCGCCAGTCTTCGCGGAACGGCCATTGCACTCTACATGTTCGGGATCCACATTTTGGGCGATACCCCAGCCCCAGCGATTATTGGATATCTCTCAGACCGGTTGAGTGCCACAGGGGGTCTGCGAAGCGCACTTTTCCTGACGATCATTGCCAATGCCCTCGCAGGTTTGTTATTTATTCTTGTTTCCTTTGTTCTTCGTCGGCGAGCTGGAATAATGGATTCGCTTCCGGTTACCGCCGTCGCCACGGCTCAAGAATAA
- the folP gene encoding dihydropteroate synthase has protein sequence MPTEPSKVFRVPKSVQIFVVRRLETDQITPNFEVLLLRRIESRGHFWQPITGRVEPGETIEATARRELGEETGLTPDDGFLFDAGHMHSYPLRAEWLVNYPPGTTHNDEFAYGFLASPTATIKIDPKEHESAQWVTFDEALIHLVWHGNRAALHCVQAHLAPRRRLFEWQLPQHPLHLGQRTFIMGIVNITPDSFSDGGQYYEPSRAVEHALQLANDGADIIDLGAESTRPGAAPITADEELSRILPVIEALRPILQIPISVDTYKASVAEKALTSGASIINDITGLHYDHHLRNVIAKSRAGVILMHSRGTPGHLHHHPPVANILETVRTGLKASIELALQAGISAHSIVIDPGIGFGKSFEDNLRIHSHLSHFADLGFPLLVGTSQKSFLGKILTQGTPSERGWGSATSITLAIQQGVHLVRVHDVFHLRQCCLTADAILSRIPF, from the coding sequence ATGCCAACCGAACCATCCAAAGTTTTTCGTGTTCCCAAATCAGTTCAAATTTTTGTTGTTCGCCGGCTTGAGACTGATCAAATCACCCCCAACTTTGAAGTTCTCCTTCTGCGTCGAATTGAGTCACGCGGCCATTTCTGGCAACCCATTACTGGACGCGTGGAACCAGGAGAAACGATTGAAGCCACCGCACGGCGGGAACTAGGCGAAGAAACAGGGCTTACACCTGATGACGGTTTCTTATTTGATGCTGGCCATATGCACAGCTACCCGCTTCGGGCAGAATGGCTGGTGAACTACCCTCCAGGGACAACCCACAATGATGAGTTTGCCTATGGATTTTTGGCATCCCCAACGGCAACGATCAAAATTGATCCCAAAGAACATGAATCCGCGCAGTGGGTGACGTTTGACGAAGCTCTGATCCATTTGGTCTGGCACGGCAACCGGGCAGCATTACACTGCGTGCAGGCACACCTGGCTCCAAGACGACGGCTCTTTGAATGGCAACTCCCCCAGCACCCCCTTCACCTCGGCCAGCGAACGTTCATTATGGGCATCGTAAACATTACACCCGATTCGTTTTCTGACGGAGGTCAGTATTACGAGCCATCTCGGGCAGTTGAACATGCCTTACAGTTAGCCAACGATGGTGCTGACATCATTGATCTCGGTGCCGAGTCTACTCGACCAGGCGCGGCTCCAATCACGGCAGACGAAGAATTGAGCCGGATTCTGCCAGTCATCGAGGCCTTGCGCCCAATACTTCAGATTCCGATTTCAGTGGATACCTACAAGGCATCGGTGGCTGAGAAAGCGCTCACTTCAGGCGCCTCAATTATCAACGATATTACAGGCTTACACTACGACCATCATCTCCGTAATGTAATTGCAAAATCCAGGGCTGGAGTTATCCTCATGCATAGCCGGGGAACACCAGGGCACCTCCACCACCACCCACCGGTTGCCAATATCCTCGAAACCGTCCGCACAGGGTTGAAAGCCAGTATTGAACTGGCACTTCAGGCCGGGATTTCAGCTCATTCAATCGTCATTGACCCAGGGATTGGGTTCGGGAAATCCTTTGAGGACAACCTTCGTATCCATTCCCACCTGAGTCATTTTGCTGATTTAGGGTTTCCGCTTCTGGTTGGCACGTCTCAAAAATCGTTTCTTGGAAAAATTTTAACTCAAGGTACCCCGTCTGAACGTGGTTGGGGGTCAGCAACCAGCATCACGCTGGCGATTCAGCAGGGTGTTCACCTGGTTCGGGTGCATGATGTCTTCCACCTGCGCCAATGCTGCCTGACGGCGGATGCCATTCTTTCCCGAATCCCCTTTTAG
- a CDS encoding tetratricopeptide repeat protein, translating into MYVLFLIGFAVILSPLPIQAQSAHPSEIAAEYTRRAATLRQRWHLDEAERAFETARVADKNNISALLGLAEIARIKLDYQQSLGLLHQASFLAQTRLEAEPSAPKVIDETYLSLLNSYGILYLTIEDPVTAGQFFDKILQISPQDSRAWLGKATVALLNRDYLQSENILTKLSSKRPNDSAVYSTLAKVFLEQNRCPQAASAAQRALDLDPFNLEAKSVLCSVRVIERNPDGVRKLAQEVLDLNPYNARIRRLFSQYIRSRRAVPAVSPEARKYFEKASNLARQKETGRAIEAYEQATQLSPDFLQAYLGLGACALSEGNLELAAVAAEQATSIDPENALAQLQLSLAHAELHERARKAVGMNLPSLPLPSDQTSPTDIGEVFVNYFGLSTEQQRIINLSVSPFAHLLPELKRRGAKHYLLPLDRQLPEIAGYEMLEDRTTFDGRYYSSIRGVGGLVTVSGIEYLNVVEQGGFNTIAHEFAHQVHSSVFDKPLLERIQALYARAVREGRTLDYYAAANEWEYFAQGYEAYVSISKRPGLGITGRHTRDELRKLDPALYALIEEVANPRFQVAKNR; encoded by the coding sequence GTGTACGTTCTTTTCCTTATTGGCTTTGCCGTTATTCTTTCCCCACTCCCGATTCAAGCCCAATCGGCCCATCCCAGTGAAATAGCTGCCGAATACACCCGGCGGGCGGCCACACTCCGGCAAAGATGGCATTTAGATGAAGCCGAGAGAGCATTTGAAACGGCTCGTGTGGCGGATAAAAACAATATCTCAGCGCTCTTAGGGCTGGCCGAAATTGCTCGAATTAAACTGGATTACCAACAATCGCTTGGATTATTGCATCAAGCCTCGTTCCTGGCTCAAACACGATTGGAGGCTGAGCCATCTGCTCCCAAGGTAATTGACGAAACCTATCTGTCATTACTCAATTCTTACGGGATACTTTATTTAACCATTGAAGATCCAGTCACTGCCGGACAGTTCTTTGATAAAATACTTCAAATTTCGCCTCAGGATTCAAGAGCCTGGCTTGGGAAGGCCACCGTGGCACTCCTCAATCGTGATTACCTTCAAAGTGAAAACATCCTTACAAAGCTATCATCAAAAAGACCAAATGATTCAGCGGTTTACTCAACCTTAGCCAAGGTTTTTCTTGAGCAAAATCGCTGCCCTCAGGCGGCCTCCGCCGCACAGCGTGCCCTGGACCTGGACCCATTCAACTTAGAAGCAAAATCCGTTTTGTGCTCAGTCCGAGTGATTGAACGAAACCCTGATGGGGTTCGAAAACTAGCTCAAGAAGTACTTGATCTGAACCCATATAACGCTCGCATTCGAAGGCTTTTCTCGCAATATATCCGCAGCCGTAGGGCAGTTCCCGCTGTTTCACCTGAAGCCCGAAAATATTTTGAGAAAGCTTCAAATCTGGCTCGCCAAAAAGAAACCGGGCGGGCCATCGAGGCGTACGAACAGGCCACTCAACTTTCGCCAGACTTTCTCCAGGCCTACCTTGGACTTGGTGCCTGCGCACTATCTGAAGGCAACCTGGAACTGGCAGCAGTTGCTGCCGAACAGGCGACTTCGATTGACCCAGAAAATGCATTAGCTCAGCTCCAGTTAAGTCTTGCACATGCAGAACTTCATGAACGTGCTCGAAAAGCCGTTGGAATGAATTTACCCAGCCTTCCGCTTCCGTCTGATCAAACCTCCCCCACTGACATCGGTGAGGTTTTCGTCAATTACTTTGGCCTTTCAACTGAGCAACAACGAATCATCAATCTTTCGGTGTCGCCTTTTGCGCATTTGCTTCCGGAATTGAAACGGCGGGGCGCCAAGCATTACCTGCTCCCCCTGGATCGGCAACTTCCTGAAATCGCCGGGTATGAAATGCTTGAAGATCGAACCACCTTTGATGGTCGGTATTACAGCAGTATTCGTGGAGTTGGAGGCCTGGTCACGGTCTCTGGGATCGAATACCTGAACGTGGTCGAACAGGGCGGCTTTAATACCATTGCCCACGAATTTGCTCATCAAGTTCACAGCAGTGTATTTGACAAACCATTGCTTGAACGGATTCAGGCGCTGTATGCCCGAGCAGTTCGAGAAGGTCGCACCCTTGATTATTATGCCGCCGCCAATGAATGGGAATACTTCGCGCAGGGGTATGAAGCGTATGTTTCCATCTCCAAACGACCAGGTCTGGGAATCACTGGTCGTCACACCCGTGATGAACTCCGGAAGCTTGACCCAGCCCTGTATGCACTCATTGAAGAAGTAGCCAATCCCAGGTTTCAAGTTGCCAAAAATCGCTAA